CGCGGGGGAAACCGCCACCGATGTGCAGGCCATCGAAGCCGCGCATGTCGATGCCGACCGCAAGTTCAACATTCCGGCCGTGGCGTTGCTGGCCCTTGTGGCACTGATCGCGCTGTTCACCGAACTCTACGCACCGGCCACCGGCATCGATCTGCGCATCGGCCGCACACCGCATCGGCGGGGGAACGACGCGTGACCGGCCCCGAACTGTCGCCCGAACTGTCTATCGTCATTCCCTGCTATAACGAGGAAGACAATGTGCGGGCGATCTGCGCTGCGGTGACGGCCGAGGCCGAACGGCACGCCGCATCGCACGAGATCATCCTGATCGACAACCGGTCGACCGATCGGACACGGGTGCTGATCCGCGAATTGTGCGCCAGCGACCGGCGCATCCGGGCGATCTTCAACACCCGCAACTTCGGCCAGATGCGTTCGCCCACGCACGGAATCTATCAGGCATCGGGCGCGGCGGTAATCGGGATGTGCGCGGATTTTCAGGATCCGCCCGAATTGATCGGCCCGTTCATGCAGCGGTGGCGCGAAGGCGCACCGGTTGTCCTGGCACAGCGCCGCAGCGAGAAGACCGCCCTGCCGCTGGCGCTGGTCCGTGACGGCGGTTATGCCTTTCTCCATCGTTTTGGCGATTATCCGGTCCTGCCGGATGTGACCGGTTTCGGCCTTTATGACCGCATGGTCGTCGACAGTCTGGCCCGCTGGAACGAACCCGAACCGTTCTTTCGCGGGATGCTGGTCGAAAGCGGATACCATATCGCGTTGATCCCGTTCGACCGCCCGCAACGCGCCGCCGGCACGAGCAAGAACAACCTCAACGCACTGTTTGATTTCGCGCTGTCAGGGCTGGCCGCATCGGGCAAACGCCTGCTGCGGCTGCCTGTTCTGATGGCGGTATACGCCGGACTGATCGCATTGCTGCTGCTGTTCGCCGCCATGGCCGCGGTGTTTCTCGACGGTCCGGTTTGGGCCTTGCTGGGTCTGGCACTGGGGGGCGGCATGTTTGCCGTGATCCTGCTCATTCTCGGACTCATGGGTGAACAGTTGCGCATCCTCACAGAACGCAGCCGGGGCCAGCCACTGGTCATCGAACAGGAACGGATCAACTTTCCCGATGTGGCCCGGCCATGACACCGGCCGCGCGTTTCTTCCGTCTCCTGCCGGAAATGACGCTGGCTTTTGCGGTGCTGGCGAGCGCGGTCTGCACGGTCCTGTTCTTCCGCCTGACCGGCTATCTGCCGCAGCCCTTTGTGTTCGATACCAACGACACTTTCATGGATTGGTTCAACACCGCCTACTGGGCCAACAATCAGGGCATCTACGATGTCTGGCGCAGCATCTATCCACCCTTGTCGTTTGCTTTCCTCGATATGTTCAGCCTGCAGGGCTGCTATCTCCAGTCACCCTTCCATGCGCGCGATTGCGACTGGCTGGCGCGCGCAACTATCATGGGCTGTTACGTTCTGAACGTGGTTCTGGCGTGGCGATGCTTTCACCGCATGGATCAGCATACCGCCACCATGCGCGGGCTGGCCTTCGGATTGGGGTTGCCGCTGCTGTTCACGCTTGAACGGGGCAACCTGATCCTTGTCGCCCTGCCCTTTTTCATGATCGCGCATGGCCCCCTGATCCGTTCCGGACCGTGGCGCTGGCTCTCTGCCGCCGTGACGATCAACTTCAAGCCCTATCTCGTCATGCCGGTGCTGGCACTGGCGGTGCAGCGCGACTGGCGCAGGCTGGAACTGGCCGGGATCGCCACCATTGCCCTGTACCTTGTCACGCTGGCTCTGGTGGGGGCGGCGGTCCGATGGAACTGGCATCCAACACCGCGCACTGGGTGGTATTTCAGGGCGCGCAAGTATGGAATGAAATCAATTATTCCACCAGCTACGCCCCGTTTCTTGCGCTCCGCACGGCGCAGATTCCGCTGCTGCAATTCGTGCCGTCGCGGCTTGTCGAGACGATCGAATGGCTGGTGCCGCTGGCGATCCGCTGCACACAGGCGATTGCGCTGGCAGCCCTCGCCGCAAGCGGCCTGCAACCCAAGGCCGTATCGGCGGCACGCCTGTCCGCGATTATGCTGGGGGCCTATCTCGTGACGCAATCCCCCGGCGGGTACACGCAGGTCTTCCTGATTTTTCTCATCTTTCTGGAACCTTGGGACCGTCCCGGCCCAATCGTGGCCATCGTCTGCGGCTACCTCCTGTGCATCGTCGGCGATATTCCGCTGGCGCAGATACTCCAGCTCACCACGACAAGCTGGTTAAGCGAACGCACCGTCAATCCCGCCTTCGGCCTTACCCTGGGGCATTTTGTGCGCCCCGGACTGATCGTGCTGATCGTGTGGATGTTGTCGTGCGACACCCTTGTCCGGGCGATCCGCGCGCACCGGCTCCGTGCCCCCCTGCCGCGCCTGACCCCCGCATGATTTCGGCAGACGATTATGCCGCCATGGATGTGGCGCTGGCGCCGTTGTGGCCGCACCTTGCCGGTGCACGCCTGTTTATCACCGGGGGCACCGGCTTCATCGGACGCTGGATGTTCGAGGCCCTTGCCCGTGCGCCCATTAATCCGGACGTGGTTCTGCTGACGCGCAACCCCGCAGCCTTTGCCGCAAAAGCCCCGCATCTGGCGCGGCGATTTACGCTGCTGCAAGGCGATATTACGACATTCTCCGCGCCCCCGGGGCGTTTCACCCATGTGATCCATGGCGCGACCGATGCCAGTGCCGATCTGAACGCCCGCGATCCGCTGCGGATGTTCGACACGATTGTCGAGGGGACGCGCAAGGTTCTCGATCTTGCGGTCGAACGGCAGGCCACGCGCGTTCTGTTCATGAGTTCCGGCGCGATCTACGGCGCCCAGCCCGCAGATATCCCGCACATTCCCGAACCATGGCACGGCGCACCCGATCCGCGCGATCCGAAATCGGCCTATGGCGCGGGCAAGCGCGCGGCAGAAACGCTCTGCGCGATCTATGGCAAACAATGCGCACTGGACGTGGTCACCACCCGCATCTTCGCCTTGCTTGGCCCCCTGTTGCCCCTCGACATCCATTTCGCTGCCGGCAACTTCATTGCCGATGCCATGGCCGGCCGCCGCATCCGCATCGACAGCACCGGTACGGCGGTCCGTTCCTACCTCTATGCCACGGACATGGCCGTCTGGATGTGGACCGCCCTGCTCACCGGAGAAACCGGCGCGGCCTACAATCTGGGCTCGGAAGAAGCCACTTCCATTGCCGATCTCGCCCGGCTGACCGCGCAGGTTCTGGGCGGGCCGGGTGTCGACATTCTCGGGCGACCCGATGCGGGATGGAATCCCGGCCGTTATGTCCCCTCAACCGCGCTGATCCGGTCCTCGCTCGGCGTCAGTCAGACAGTCGCGCTGGAGGAAGCAATCCGGCGCACTGCCCTTTCCCACGGATGGACCCCATGACCATGATAAAACTCGCCGACTGGATCGCGCAGACGCTGGCACAGAACGGCATTCGCGATGTCTTCATGCTGACCGGTGGCGGGGCGATGCACCTCAATCATGCGCTTGGCACGCACCCGGCGCTGAAAACCACGTTCACGCACCATGAACAGGCGCTCGCCATGGCGGCGGAAGCCTATTACCGGCTGACCAACCGGCTCGCGGTAGTCAACGTCACCTCCGGGCCCGGTGGCACCAATGCGATCACCGGCGTCTATGGGGCATGGGTCGATTCCATCGGTATGCTCGTCATTTCCGGGCAGGTAAAAACGGAAACCACCGTGCGCCACACCGGGCTGCCGCTGCGCCAGTATGGCGATCAGGAACTCGATATCGAGGAACTGGTCCGCCCGATCACGAAATACGCGGCCATGGTCACCGATCCGCGCACGATACGCTATCATCTGGAAAAGGCCCTGTATCTCGCCCGCACCGGCCGGCCCGGCCCGGTGTGGCTGGACATTCCCCTCGATGTGCAGGCCGCCAAAATCGATCCCGACGACCTGCTTCCCGGTTTCGATCCGGCGGAATGCAACGAACCGTGGCGAGAGACCGATTGCCACGCCATGGCAACGGATGTGCTGGACAGGATTGCCCGGGCGAAACGTCCGGTTGTCTTCGCGGGCGGCGGGGTGCGCCTGTCGGGCGCATACGACGCTTTTCTTGGCCTGATCGACAAACTCGGCGTGCCCGTCGTCACCGGGTGGAACGCGCACGACGTGCTGTGGAACGATCACCCGTTATGGTGCGGGCGCCCCGGCACAGTCGGCGACCGCGGGGGCAACATGGTGACGCAAAGCGCCGACCTGCTGCTCGTGCTCGGCAGTCGGCTGAATATCCGGCAGGTCAGCTATAACTGGTCCAGTTTCGCGCGCGAAGCGTTCAAGATCTGGGTGGATATCGATCCTGTCGAACTGCGCAAACCCAATGTCACGCCCGATCTGCCGATTGTGGCCGATCTCAAAGAGTTCATCCCTGCCCTCCTCTCCGTCGACTATGCGGGCCCTTGCGACGATCATCGCGAATGGCTGGAATGGTCGCGCGAACGCAATCGCCGGTTTCCAGCCGTCCTGCCCGAATACCGCGATCACGGCCCCTCGGTGCATCCCTATGTCGCGATGGACGCGCTATTTGCGCAATTGGGGGAAGACGATGTGATCGTCACCGGCAATGGCAGTGCCTGCGTGGTCAGCTTCCAGGCGGCGCAGATAAAGCGCGGGCAACGCTTGTGGACCAATTCCGGCTGCGCGACGATGGGATACGATCTGCCTGCCGCCATCGGCGTTCACGCGGCCACCGACGGCAAGCGCAGGGTCATCGCAATCGCAGGCGATGGCAGCATCATGATGAACCTGCAGGAAATGCAGACGATCGCGGGCTATGGCATGCCGATCAAGGTCGTGCTGATCAACAACAGCGGCTACGTTTCGATCTTCCAGACGCACCGCACCTTTTTCAACGGCGTGGAAGTCGGCGGCGGCCCCAAAAGCAATGTCAGCTTCCCCGATTTCCGGCGCGTGACGGAAGCGTTCGGGTTTACCTACCTGCGGGCCGCATCGCATGCGGAACTGCCCGGCGCGATCGCTGCCATGCTGGCAACCGATGGCCCCGTGCTGTGCGAACTGATCGTGGACGAACATGTCGCCTTCGCGCCGAAACTGGGCGCAAAACAGCATGCCGACGGACGCATTACGTCCCCCGCACTGGAGGATCTGTCGCCATTCCTGCCGCGCGAAGTGCTGCAGCAGAACATGCGCATCGCGCTGCTGGACGAAGAATGAGCGGTTTCGCTGGCAAGCAGGAACGACCGCTCCGCTTTCTCGTCGCAGGCGGGATCAACACTGTGCTGGGCCTGTCGTTCTATCCCGTGCTGCTGTGGGCCGTACCCCTGATGCGCGCGCATTACATGGTCGCATTGGGGATCGCGCAAGTGGTTTGCCTGTGCTTTGCCTTCACCCTCCACAAGTTCGCGGTGTTTCGGACGCGCGGCCATATCGTGCGCGAGTTTGCGCACTTCGCGAGCTTCTACCTGTTCAACTATGCGGTGAACTGGGCCGCGCTGCCACTACTGGTCGAAGGTGCCGCGATCCCGCCCGCGATCGCGCAAACCGGCTTCACGCTCGCGCTGATCGTCGGCAGCTATTTCTGGCACAGCCGCGTAACCTTCAGGCCGCGCGGCTGATGCCTGCCGCAAAACGTGCAGCATAGTCCGCGATCTGCCGCTGCGTCACGGCCCGCGCATCGCCGCCCGAACCCACCGCCTTGTGCCATGCCACAATCCAGGCAAGCGCCTGATCGAGCGTCAATACTGGCTGCCAGCCCAGCGCGGCACGCGCTTTTGCACAATCGAGCCGGAGCAAGCCTGCCTCGTGCGGACGCGGGCCGGTATCGGCCATGGCCGCCGCCGCATTGCCCCCCAGGCCGCGCGCAACCGTGCAACAATCCACGACACGGCGCGCGCATCGTCGTCCGCCGGGCCGAAGTTCCATGCATCGGCAAACACGCGTTCGCCCGCGATCAGCCGTTCGGCAATCATCAGATAGCCGCCCAGCGCCTCCAGCACATGCTGCCACGGCCGCACCGCATCCGGCGCCCGGATCAGTGGCGCGTCGCCTGCTTCGAAGGCGCGAATGAGATCGGGGATCAGGCGATCCGCCGCCCAGTCCCCACCACCTATGACATTGCCCGCCCGCACTGTGGCCAGCAGCGGCCCATCGGCGAAGAACGACTTGCGCCACGCGGATGCGACCAGCTCCGCACAGCCCTTGCTGCTGCTGTAGGGATCATGCCCGCCCATCGGATCGCTTTCGCGATAGGGCCAGACCCATTCCCGGTTTTCATAACATTTGTCGCTGGTGACGCATACGATCGCTTTCACGCCGGGCACATTCCGCGCCGCTTCCAGCAGATGCACCGTCCCCATGACATTGGTTGCGTAAGTTTCGACAGGGTCCGCATAGGACTGGCGGACAAGCGGTTGCGCCGCGAGATGGAAGATCACATCGGGCGCCGCCCGTTGCACAGCGGCCAGCAAGGCATCGGCATCGCGCACATCGCCTTCGGTGTGATCGATCAAATCGCCCAGATTTGCCGCCGCGAACAGGCTCGGCCGGGTCGGTGGCGCCAGGGCATAGCCGCTGACCCTGGCCCCCATCGCGTGCAGCCACAGACTCAACCAGCTCCCCTTGAAGCCCGTGTGCCCGGTGATCAGCACCCGGCGGCCCGCCCATGGCGCGCTCACCAGCATTTCCACGGAGCCGCGCCCGTGCTCCACAATTCCTCGAGATAGTTCCTGTCGCGCAGCGTATCCATCGGCTGCCAGAAGCCCTTGTGGCGATAGCCGACCAGTTCACCCCCGCGCGCCAGTCGTTCGAGCGGCCCACTTTCCCAAACCGTGTCCGGGCCATCGACAAGATCGAGCACCGAAGGGTCCGCCACGAAGAAGCCGCCGTTGATCATGCCGCCGTCGCCAGCCGGCTTTTCCCGAAAGTCGATCACGCGTTCGCGTTCGAATTCCAGCGCGCCAAAGCGCCCCGGCGGGGCAACGGCGGTGATGGTGGCGCGATGGCCGTGCGCTTTGTGGAAAGCCACCAGTGCGCCGATATCGATATCGGCCACGCCATCGCCATACGTAAAACAGAAGGGTTCAGCCGGATCGAGATAGGGTTTGATCGCGCCCAACCTGCCCCCGGTCATGGTTTCCGATCCGGTTTCGACCAGTGTGATCCGCCACGGTTCGCTGCGGGCGTAATGCACTTCCATGCCATTGCCGTTGCGCAGATCGATCGTCACATCCGAAGTGTGGAGGAAGTAGTTCGCGAAGAACTCCTTGATCAGGTAGCCCTTGTAACCAAGGCAGATGACAAAGTCGTTCAGCCCGGCGGCGGAATAGATCTTCATGATGTGCCAGAGGATCGGCATGCCGCCGATTTCGACCATCGGCTTGGGCCGCACGGCGGTCTCTTCGCCAAGCCGCGTGCCAAGGCCGCCAGCCAGAATTACGGTTCGCATCATCGCTCCACGTCTTGCATTCGAAACGATGACGGACCCATGCCCCCAACCCCGTAACAGAGACCGGATGCGCTGGATTGCACCCGGCCTCCTGATACTGATACTGGCCCTTGCCACCGGCTTGCGGCTGCGCGGTGTCGATTTCGGATTGCCCGCACTGAACGACCCGGACGAACCTTTGTTCATGATGACGGCGTTCGACATGCTGCGGAACCGGAGCCTCAATCCGGGGTGGTTCGGGCATCCCGGCACGGTCACGCTCTATTGCCTGGCCCTGATCTGTCTTGCTGTCGGGGTGTTCGGTGCGCTGACCGGGCGCTTCAGCGGGGCGGACCAATTTGCCAGCGCCGTCTATGCCGATCCCGCGATTGTGTTCCTGCCTGCCCGTCTGTTTATTGTCCTGTGCGGGGTGATCTGCGTCTATCTCACTTATCGTATTGGCAAACGCTTGGGGGGCGAAAGGGTCGGTCTGATGGCCGCCGCGCTTCTCGCGATCAACAGCATTCATATCGAATATTCGCAGATCATCCGCACCGATATGCAGGCCTCGGTCTTCATCCTGCTCTGCATTCTTGCCGCGTTGGGCATTCTGGAGAACGGACGCGAGCGGCACTACCTGCTCGCCGGGTTATGGGTCGGTCTTGCCGCCGCAACGAAATGGCCCGCCGCACTGGTCGCCATCGCGCCACTCTGCGCGGGTCTGGCCCGGATGCGGCAGGGCAAGCACGAAGGCGATCTCCTGATCCTGTCCTTGCTTACCGCCCCGGTGGCGCTGTTTTGCGCCTCCCCCTATCTCGTGCTCGATTATCCGGCCGTCCTGCGCGATCTGGCGGGCGAGGCACGCCCGATCCATCCGGGGGCAACCGGCGGTGGGTTTCTGGCCAATCTGGCATGGTATCTATCGCAGCCACTTGCACGATCGTTCGGTTATGCCGGTCTCGCCGCAGCCGCGCTCGGACTGGCCATCGCCGCACGCCGCGACCGGCGCTGGCGGCTAGTTATCGTGCCGTTTGTTCTGCTGTTCCTTGCAACGCTGTCGCTCCAGCAGCTCGTCTGGACCCGCTGGATCGTGCCGATCCTGCCCCTTCTTGCGCTGGGCGGGGCCTATGCCCTGTGTGCCGCCGCAGAGGGGCTGCGATCCCGCGGCTTCCGCCATGCGGCGATCGCGGGATGGGCTGCCACGGCGTTTGTGATGCTGCCCATGCTGCATGCCAGCGTCATGCGCGGGACGGAAAGAATGCACGACACCCGGCAGGCCGCATCCGCATGGATCACCGCGCACGTCCCCACAGCAACCACCCTGCTGGTCGAGGATGCCGCCATCGACTTGCTCGGCAAGGGCCACCGCCTGCTTTTCCCGCTGGGTTCCGCCGGATGCATCAATGCCCGTCAGGCACTCGCCAGCCAGATGGAATATCAGGAGGTAGCCGACAAACGTGCGTCCAGCCCGCTTGTCGATCTCGGCCATGTGGCGCGCGACAAGATTGAAACCTGCCGGGCCTCTTACGCGATACTCAGCCATTATGATCGTTATCGCGCGGCCCCCGATGCCTTTCCCGATGCACTTGCCCGGTACCATGACCTGCTGACGGATGCCCGGCTCGAAGCGCGCTTTACCCCGCATCCGGGATCAAGCAGCGGCCCGACAACCTATGTGTTCCGGCTGGCCGAAAGAGGCTGTCAGACCAACAACGATGCCCCTCGGCAATGCTAGTGATCAGCCATTGTGTACCGCCATCGGCCACAAAAAAGGGCGGCATAGAGCCGCCCCTTTCCGTCTCTATACCCTGCCTCAGAATTCGAACTTCACATCCACGCCATAAGTACGCGGTTCGGCGAAGATGACCCCGGCAAAACCGAGTGAGCCGAAATCGATCCCCGAGTAGAGATACTTCTTGTCGGTGATGTTCTTGCCCCACAGCGACACCGTGGCGCGCGTCGGCCCCAGATCGATATCGGACAGGGCCAGCCGCGCATCGAAACGCCCCGCTCCGCCATCCGACATCCCCTGATTGAACGGGTTCAGCCGATCGAGCGGGTGGAAATAGATCCGGCTGCGATAGGTCCAGTCCAGCCGCGCCAGGAGCGTACCGACGTTTTCAATCGGCGTTTCATACTGAATGCCCGCATTGGCCGTGGTGCTGGCCGAATAGCCAAAGTGCGCTTCCTTGGCGACGTTGACCAGTTCGTTCGTCTTGCTGTCGCGGATCATGAAGGTCTTGTATTTGCGATCCACGTAACCGACCGAGGCATTGAGTGTCAGCCCTGCAACCGGTTGTGCCAGAATTTCCGCCTCAACCCCCGTGTAGGTCGCCTTGCCTGCGTTCACGGTGATGCTGGAGGCGCCGCCGCTACCAGCCATAAACTGGCTGACCTGCAAATCCTTGTAGCGCGCGTGGAATGCCGTCAGGTTGAACCTGACCCGGCGATCCAGCAATTCGGTTTTCAGGCCCGCTTCATAGGAAATGATCTTTTCGGGATCGAAGCTGCCGCCGACCGAACGCGGATTGAACCCGCCCGACTTGTAACCCGTCGTCGCCCGCAAGTATCCGAGGATATCGTCGGTGAACTTGTAGTCGGCGCTCACTGCCCAGTTCACCTGGCTGAACTTGGCCCGCTCGTCACGAATGATGCTGGCAGCCTGATCCAGATGCTTGCGGTCTTCGGTATAGCGCAAACCGCCAGTCAGGCTCAGCTTGTCCGTTGGGCGGAAAGTGACCTGGCCAAACACGGCGCGCGATTCAGACGTGTGCCGATAATTGAGCTGAGCGGGGATCGAAATGCCCACCTGGTTGGAAATCACGCCATTACCCAGATCAACCGGGGCGGGCGCTGGCAGAACGAGAGTAAGCTGTTGCGGATTGTTCTCGTGCGCTTTTTCCTTGAAGTAGAAAGCACCGAGAACGAAGTCGATCTTGTCACCCACTTTGCCCAGCAGGTTGAGTTCCTGCGAGAACTGTTTCTGCCCACGATCCGTGTACGCGGTGAACAGATTGACCGTATTCACACCCAGCGGCTTATACGCAAAATAAGGTGGCTTCGCCAGATACAGCGGGCTGATCGTGAATCCTTTCAACCCGGAATTCCCGTCAAGATCCGTCGCGGAAACCGTGTTGTCCCATTTGCGCAACCCCGTCAGCGAACGCAGCGTCAGGCTGTCGGACAGGTCGGCCTCGATCGTCAGCGTATGACCGCGAACCTTGTCATGCATCGGTCCCTGATCAAGCCGCAGCGTACGTTGCCGTTCCCGCGAAATCTGCAGTGGATTGCCGCCCAGAGCCGCCGAATGCGACAGGTACTGGAGAATATCCGGCCGCAGGAACGCCAGCTGGAACGGGATCGCCGTGCTCTTCGTATCGTTATAATCGAAGGCATAGTCGACCCGGATCGGGCCGCCGTTATCGAACCGTGCGGCAATGCGGAACGCATCGGTATTATAGGCGCCGGGATCGCGCTTGCCCGGCTGGTTCAGATCGTTGGCATAGCCATCACGCTGTTTGTGCAGGTACGACAGTTTGAACTTCAGACCGGAATTGCCGATCTCGCCCGTATCCACGCTGGTGCGGGACTGGAAGTAATCGAACCGGCCATAGCTGAACGTTTGCGTGGCTTTGAAGCTGTCGGCGGGCTTTGCCGTGATGAAGTTGACCGCACCGCCCGTGGTATTGCGGCCATAGAGCGTACCCTGCGGGCCACGCAGAACCTCCACCCGTTCCAGATCGACGAGATCGAACACCGAACCGGCGGTGCGCCCGATCACCACGCCATCGACATAGATACCGACAGGCGAATCCGCCGTCAGAACAGGATCGGTTTCCCCAATGCCGCGAATATGGATGGCAATATTGGTGGTGGACGAAGGGGATAGCGTGGTGGTGAGGTTCGGGGCTGCCGCGCTGATATTGCTGATGTCCGTGATACCGCGCGCCTCGATCGTTTCTGCTGTCAGCGCGCTGACCGCAAGCGGCGTATCCTGAAGGTTTTCACTGCGCTTCTGCGCGGTAACGACAATTTCCTGAAGCCCCGCGCTTTGTGGTGCGGCGTCCTGTGCCAAGGCCACGCTGCCCCACATAAGTGCCGCGGCCGACACCCCGGCCATCACAGAATAATCCCGGTAGTTCCTCACTGTGTTCTCTCCCATGTTCTTTCATTCTTCTTCAAGAGACATCCAGACATGGCCAGAATCCAGCCAACAATCATTTTTGATTTCACGGATGCCACTTGCCGAACCGATATTAACGGCGCTCATTCCGTTGTCATTTCTCATATCAAATCACTTTACGAAAATGGCCATTATTTCATGTTGATACTTCAATACAATGCTGGGCATTCTCCTTCCTTTCGCACGCAGATGGCTTTCACCATCCCGCCCGACACGTTTTCCGCGCACCAATGCAAACCGCGCACCCACGTCAGCGAAAGCGGTGGCGCACATAAGTTGAAGGCGGAGTCATAATGACCCCGCCTTCCGCTTTGCAGAAAAGACGATTCAGTTTTTCGTCGAAGTCTTCGGTGTGCGCAGGCCCCAGGCGGCTATCCCGAATAGGCCAGAGGCGAATGAGATGAGCGTAAGTGGCGGCATGCCGCCG
This genomic window from Caenibius tardaugens NBRC 16725 contains:
- a CDS encoding thiamine pyrophosphate-binding protein encodes the protein MTMIKLADWIAQTLAQNGIRDVFMLTGGGAMHLNHALGTHPALKTTFTHHEQALAMAAEAYYRLTNRLAVVNVTSGPGGTNAITGVYGAWVDSIGMLVISGQVKTETTVRHTGLPLRQYGDQELDIEELVRPITKYAAMVTDPRTIRYHLEKALYLARTGRPGPVWLDIPLDVQAAKIDPDDLLPGFDPAECNEPWRETDCHAMATDVLDRIARAKRPVVFAGGGVRLSGAYDAFLGLIDKLGVPVVTGWNAHDVLWNDHPLWCGRPGTVGDRGGNMVTQSADLLLVLGSRLNIRQVSYNWSSFAREAFKIWVDIDPVELRKPNVTPDLPIVADLKEFIPALLSVDYAGPCDDHREWLEWSRERNRRFPAVLPEYRDHGPSVHPYVAMDALFAQLGEDDVIVTGNGSACVVSFQAAQIKRGQRLWTNSGCATMGYDLPAAIGVHAATDGKRRVIAIAGDGSIMMNLQEMQTIAGYGMPIKVVLINNSGYVSIFQTHRTFFNGVEVGGGPKSNVSFPDFRRVTEAFGFTYLRAASHAELPGAIAAMLATDGPVLCELIVDEHVAFAPKLGAKQHADGRITSPALEDLSPFLPREVLQQNMRIALLDEE
- the rfbG gene encoding CDP-glucose 4,6-dehydratase, giving the protein MSAPWAGRRVLITGHTGFKGSWLSLWLHAMGARVSGYALAPPTRPSLFAAANLGDLIDHTEGDVRDADALLAAVQRAAPDVIFHLAAQPLVRQSYADPVETYATNVMGTVHLLEAARNVPGVKAIVCVTSDKCYENREWVWPYRESDPMGGHDPYSSSKGCAELVASAWRKSFFADGPLLATVRAGNVIGGGDWAADRLIPDLIRAFEAGDAPLIRAPDAVRPWQHVLEALGGYLMIAERLIAGERVFADAWNFGPADDDARAVSWIVARLRAAWGAMRRRPWPIPARVRTRQACSGSIVQKRVPRWAGSQY
- the rfbF gene encoding glucose-1-phosphate cytidylyltransferase, coding for MMRTVILAGGLGTRLGEETAVRPKPMVEIGGMPILWHIMKIYSAAGLNDFVICLGYKGYLIKEFFANYFLHTSDVTIDLRNGNGMEVHYARSEPWRITLVETGSETMTGGRLGAIKPYLDPAEPFCFTYGDGVADIDIGALVAFHKAHGHRATITAVAPPGRFGALEFERERVIDFREKPAGDGGMINGGFFVADPSVLDLVDGPDTVWESGPLERLARGGELVGYRHKGFWQPMDTLRDRNYLEELWSTGAAPWKCW
- a CDS encoding ArnT family glycosyltransferase, whose protein sequence is MRWIAPGLLILILALATGLRLRGVDFGLPALNDPDEPLFMMTAFDMLRNRSLNPGWFGHPGTVTLYCLALICLAVGVFGALTGRFSGADQFASAVYADPAIVFLPARLFIVLCGVICVYLTYRIGKRLGGERVGLMAAALLAINSIHIEYSQIIRTDMQASVFILLCILAALGILENGRERHYLLAGLWVGLAAATKWPAALVAIAPLCAGLARMRQGKHEGDLLILSLLTAPVALFCASPYLVLDYPAVLRDLAGEARPIHPGATGGGFLANLAWYLSQPLARSFGYAGLAAAALGLAIAARRDRRWRLVIVPFVLLFLATLSLQQLVWTRWIVPILPLLALGGAYALCAAAEGLRSRGFRHAAIAGWAATAFVMLPMLHASVMRGTERMHDTRQAASAWITAHVPTATTLLVEDAAIDLLGKGHRLLFPLGSAGCINARQALASQMEYQEVADKRASSPLVDLGHVARDKIETCRASYAILSHYDRYRAAPDAFPDALARYHDLLTDARLEARFTPHPGSSSGPTTYVFRLAERGCQTNNDAPRQC
- a CDS encoding glycosyltransferase family 2 protein, which translates into the protein MTGPELSPELSIVIPCYNEEDNVRAICAAVTAEAERHAASHEIILIDNRSTDRTRVLIRELCASDRRIRAIFNTRNFGQMRSPTHGIYQASGAAVIGMCADFQDPPELIGPFMQRWREGAPVVLAQRRSEKTALPLALVRDGGYAFLHRFGDYPVLPDVTGFGLYDRMVVDSLARWNEPEPFFRGMLVESGYHIALIPFDRPQRAAGTSKNNLNALFDFALSGLAASGKRLLRLPVLMAVYAGLIALLLLFAAMAAVFLDGPVWALLGLALGGGMFAVILLILGLMGEQLRILTERSRGQPLVIEQERINFPDVARP
- a CDS encoding TonB-dependent receptor, translated to MRNYRDYSVMAGVSAAALMWGSVALAQDAAPQSAGLQEIVVTAQKRSENLQDTPLAVSALTAETIEARGITDISNISAAAPNLTTTLSPSSTTNIAIHIRGIGETDPVLTADSPVGIYVDGVVIGRTAGSVFDLVDLERVEVLRGPQGTLYGRNTTGGAVNFITAKPADSFKATQTFSYGRFDYFQSRTSVDTGEIGNSGLKFKLSYLHKQRDGYANDLNQPGKRDPGAYNTDAFRIAARFDNGGPIRVDYAFDYNDTKSTAIPFQLAFLRPDILQYLSHSAALGGNPLQISRERQRTLRLDQGPMHDKVRGHTLTIEADLSDSLTLRSLTGLRKWDNTVSATDLDGNSGLKGFTISPLYLAKPPYFAYKPLGVNTVNLFTAYTDRGQKQFSQELNLLGKVGDKIDFVLGAFYFKEKAHENNPQQLTLVLPAPAPVDLGNGVISNQVGISIPAQLNYRHTSESRAVFGQVTFRPTDKLSLTGGLRYTEDRKHLDQAASIIRDERAKFSQVNWAVSADYKFTDDILGYLRATTGYKSGGFNPRSVGGSFDPEKIISYEAGLKTELLDRRVRFNLTAFHARYKDLQVSQFMAGSGGASSITVNAGKATYTGVEAEILAQPVAGLTLNASVGYVDRKYKTFMIRDSKTNELVNVAKEAHFGYSASTTANAGIQYETPIENVGTLLARLDWTYRSRIYFHPLDRLNPFNQGMSDGGAGRFDARLALSDIDLGPTRATVSLWGKNITDKKYLYSGIDFGSLGFAGVIFAEPRTYGVDVKFEF
- a CDS encoding GtrA family protein, which produces MSGFAGKQERPLRFLVAGGINTVLGLSFYPVLLWAVPLMRAHYMVALGIAQVVCLCFAFTLHKFAVFRTRGHIVREFAHFASFYLFNYAVNWAALPLLVEGAAIPPAIAQTGFTLALIVGSYFWHSRVTFRPRG
- a CDS encoding NAD-dependent epimerase/dehydratase family protein, producing the protein MISADDYAAMDVALAPLWPHLAGARLFITGGTGFIGRWMFEALARAPINPDVVLLTRNPAAFAAKAPHLARRFTLLQGDITTFSAPPGRFTHVIHGATDASADLNARDPLRMFDTIVEGTRKVLDLAVERQATRVLFMSSGAIYGAQPADIPHIPEPWHGAPDPRDPKSAYGAGKRAAETLCAIYGKQCALDVVTTRIFALLGPLLPLDIHFAAGNFIADAMAGRRIRIDSTGTAVRSYLYATDMAVWMWTALLTGETGAAYNLGSEEATSIADLARLTAQVLGGPGVDILGRPDAGWNPGRYVPSTALIRSSLGVSQTVALEEAIRRTALSHGWTP